In Sphingomonas sp., a single window of DNA contains:
- a CDS encoding zinc-binding alcohol dehydrogenase family protein — protein sequence MKAIGYHQPGSIDREDALLDLDVPAPTPGPHDLLVRVKAVSVNPVDVKVRGGSPGPEGGPKILGWDASGIVEAVGDAVTLFRPGDAVFYAGDITRPGANAELHTVDERIVGHKPDSLDWAEAAALPLTSITAWELLFDRLNVPHGRKRAQGSLLVINGAGGVGSILIQMARRLTGLTVIATASRPETIAWVEQMGAHHVIDHHKPLDEELARIGHPEVNYVAGLTASDRYLPLFPKIVAPQGHIALIDDPKSFDIVPLKRKSITVAWELMFTRAMFHTPDMIEQHRLLEEVAHLVDAGVLRTTLRERAAGIDAASLKQVHALLESGRAIGKTVLDAL from the coding sequence ATGAAAGCCATCGGTTACCACCAGCCCGGCAGCATCGACCGCGAAGACGCGCTGCTCGACCTGGACGTCCCCGCACCCACGCCCGGTCCGCACGACCTCCTCGTCCGCGTGAAGGCGGTGTCGGTCAACCCGGTCGACGTGAAGGTCCGCGGCGGCAGCCCGGGGCCAGAAGGCGGCCCGAAGATCCTCGGTTGGGATGCGTCCGGCATCGTCGAGGCGGTGGGGGACGCCGTCACCCTGTTCCGTCCGGGCGATGCGGTCTTCTATGCGGGCGACATCACCCGCCCAGGCGCGAATGCCGAGTTGCACACGGTCGACGAGCGGATCGTCGGCCACAAGCCGGACAGCCTCGACTGGGCCGAAGCCGCCGCGCTGCCGCTCACTTCGATCACCGCGTGGGAATTGCTGTTCGACCGGCTGAACGTGCCGCATGGGCGCAAGCGGGCGCAGGGCAGCCTGCTCGTGATCAACGGCGCCGGCGGCGTCGGTTCGATCCTGATCCAGATGGCACGGCGACTGACCGGCCTCACGGTCATCGCCACCGCCTCGCGCCCGGAGACGATCGCCTGGGTGGAGCAGATGGGCGCGCATCATGTGATCGACCATCACAAGCCGCTGGACGAGGAACTTGCCCGGATCGGCCATCCGGAAGTCAACTATGTCGCCGGCCTCACCGCCTCGGACCGCTACCTGCCGCTGTTCCCCAAGATCGTCGCGCCCCAGGGCCACATCGCGCTCATCGACGATCCCAAGAGCTTCGACATCGTGCCGCTGAAGCGCAAGTCGATCACCGTTGCCTGGGAGCTGATGTTCACCCGCGCGATGTTCCACACGCCCGACATGATCGAGCAGCACCGGCTGCTGGAGGAAGTGGCGCACCTCGTTGACGCGGGCGTGCTGCGGACGACGCTGCGCGAGCGGGCGGCAGGCATCGACGCAGCCAGTCTCAAGCAGGTGCATGCGCTGCTGGAAAGCGGCCGCGCGATCGGCAAGACCGTGTTGGACGCGCTGTAA
- a CDS encoding FxDxF family PEP-CTERM protein, with amino-acid sequence MKRYLAAVAVISAGILGATAANAATTIITPGIQPTGTTFVVAGNPFSGPVAATFGHTGIAAGDFIDLFQFTLGQDGTGSGSVTTSVTQTAFLMSTDLDITSVLFNGITAERTLFDLDNNVCTTRGVGSCGASESFALTNAMVKAGVLNTITITGVSRGLGSYGGNATFDPSAVPEPATWGLMIAGFGAAGFSLRRRRSSDARRMAQAG; translated from the coding sequence ATGAAGCGCTATCTAGCGGCCGTCGCCGTGATCTCCGCAGGCATCCTCGGCGCGACTGCAGCCAATGCGGCAACCACGATCATCACTCCCGGCATCCAGCCTACGGGAACAACGTTCGTTGTCGCGGGCAATCCATTCTCCGGCCCTGTCGCCGCGACCTTTGGCCACACCGGCATTGCAGCGGGCGACTTCATCGATCTCTTCCAATTCACCCTCGGCCAGGACGGCACCGGAAGCGGGTCGGTGACGACCAGCGTAACGCAGACTGCGTTCCTGATGTCGACGGATCTCGACATCACCTCTGTTCTCTTCAACGGCATAACCGCAGAGCGGACGCTTTTCGACCTTGATAACAATGTATGCACGACCCGTGGGGTGGGTAGCTGTGGGGCTAGTGAGTCTTTCGCCCTCACTAACGCGATGGTGAAGGCCGGCGTGCTCAACACCATCACCATAACCGGCGTGTCACGAGGCCTTGGCTCTTACGGCGGCAACGCCACTTTCGATCCTTCGGCAGTCCCTGAACCCGCTACCTGGGGTCTCATGATCGCTGGTTTTGGGGCTGCGGGTTTTAGCCTCCGCCGCCGCCGTTCCAGCGACGCCCGCCGGATGGCTCAAGCGGGCTAA
- a CDS encoding FxDxF family PEP-CTERM protein yields MKRYLAAVAAISAGLLGTTAAQAATTIITPSSQPKGTTFVVSGDPFSGPVAATFGHTGIAKGAFTDIFQFTLGQDGTGSGSVTTSVTKTGFLKFTDLDITSVVFNGITAASTLFDLGGNVCSTRGVGSCGASESFALTDAMVKAGVLNSITITGVSRGLGSYGSNATFDPSAVPEPASWGLMIGGIGAAGFSLRRRRSSSARRSIQTA; encoded by the coding sequence ATGAAGCGCTATCTCGCGGCCGTTGCCGCCATTTCGGCGGGCCTTCTTGGCACGACCGCAGCCCAGGCTGCAACCACGATCATCACCCCGAGCTCGCAGCCGAAGGGCACGACTTTTGTTGTTTCGGGCGATCCGTTCTCCGGTCCGGTCGCTGCAACGTTCGGTCACACCGGCATCGCCAAGGGCGCTTTCACCGACATCTTCCAGTTCACGCTCGGCCAGGACGGCACCGGAAGCGGATCTGTCACGACCAGCGTGACCAAGACGGGCTTCCTGAAGTTCACTGACCTCGACATCACCTCGGTCGTCTTCAACGGCATCACTGCGGCCAGCACGCTGTTCGACCTCGGCGGAAACGTCTGCTCTACCCGCGGCGTCGGTAGCTGCGGAGCTAGCGAGTCCTTCGCTCTCACGGATGCAATGGTTAAGGCTGGCGTGCTGAACTCCATCACCATCACCGGCGTTTCGCGCGGTCTCGGCTCCTATGGCAGCAACGCAACCTTCGATCCGTCGGCCGTCCCCGAGCCCGCCTCGTGGGGTCTCATGATCGGCGGCATCGGTGCGGCCGGCTTCAGCCTGCGCCGCCGTCGTTCCAGCAGCGCTCGCCGTTCGATCCAGACGGCCTGA
- a CDS encoding N-acyl amino acid synthase FeeM domain-containing protein: protein MTLDAVNAVAGRASAASGTLATEWLHKTPRGALAEFGIQIATSCQQRSQAADLLNRMYGWRGYGRDHQIPEGEGCTTFLAASTEGLVGTLTLTVDGAAGLAADRTFGDVLDAFRAAPGSSICELTKFAFDASTPARPRLAHLFHAVLIFGSAKHQCTDLFIEVNPRHRAFYEAMLGFRPVGDARTNESVNAPSHLLWLSVDAIRANISSHREGDRSNSRSLYPYFLREGEEAALAMALDEIEGTRAIDRYPSGQA, encoded by the coding sequence ATGACATTGGACGCAGTGAATGCGGTTGCCGGACGTGCGTCAGCGGCAAGCGGAACGTTGGCGACAGAATGGCTGCACAAGACACCACGCGGGGCCCTAGCGGAGTTTGGGATTCAGATCGCCACAAGTTGTCAGCAACGATCTCAAGCAGCGGACCTGCTGAACAGAATGTATGGTTGGCGGGGTTATGGCCGCGATCACCAGATTCCCGAGGGGGAGGGTTGCACAACATTCCTCGCCGCCTCGACGGAAGGGTTGGTCGGCACTCTCACACTGACGGTCGACGGCGCTGCTGGCCTTGCCGCTGACCGTACCTTCGGAGATGTCCTAGACGCCTTTCGTGCCGCTCCAGGCTCCAGCATTTGTGAGCTGACCAAGTTCGCCTTTGACGCGTCCACTCCGGCTCGGCCCCGATTGGCCCACCTGTTCCACGCAGTGCTGATTTTCGGATCAGCAAAACACCAGTGCACAGACCTCTTCATCGAAGTGAACCCTCGGCATCGAGCCTTCTACGAAGCCATGCTAGGCTTTCGCCCTGTGGGAGACGCCCGCACAAATGAAAGCGTAAATGCGCCTTCCCATCTGCTCTGGCTCAGCGTCGATGCGATAAGGGCGAACATCAGCAGCCACAGGGAAGGGGACAGAAGCAATTCACGATCGCTGTATCCTTATTTCCTGCGGGAAGGCGAAGAAGCGGCGTTGGCCATGGCTCTCGATGAGATTGAGGGTACTCGCGCCATCGATCGCTATCCCTCTGGGCAGGCATAA
- a CDS encoding LuxR C-terminal-related transcriptional regulator: protein MEKSLIRSIRLSPIASVLTDPRADDNPIIAANRAFEALTGYAEAELIGCNCRILAGPATEPSRSAALARGIAAATPLVVELLNYRKDGSSFVNAVMVTPIFDDSGDLAYFMGTQMAVGERGNGAALESEAERIARLTPQQQAVLRLMAKGMRNRQIGEALGLKERTIKMHRGALVRRLGVSTAGEAMRLAIQAGF, encoded by the coding sequence ATGGAAAAATCGTTGATCCGCTCCATTCGGCTTTCGCCGATTGCATCAGTTCTCACCGACCCCCGTGCAGACGACAATCCCATCATCGCGGCAAATCGGGCCTTCGAGGCGCTGACAGGTTATGCGGAAGCTGAGCTAATCGGTTGCAACTGTCGGATTTTGGCGGGCCCGGCGACCGAGCCCTCCCGCTCAGCTGCCCTCGCCCGCGGAATTGCTGCCGCCACGCCTCTGGTGGTGGAGCTGCTGAACTATCGGAAGGACGGGAGCAGCTTCGTCAACGCTGTGATGGTGACCCCCATCTTCGACGACAGTGGCGATCTGGCTTATTTCATGGGCACCCAGATGGCAGTCGGGGAACGGGGAAATGGCGCTGCGCTCGAATCGGAAGCGGAGCGCATTGCTCGTCTGACCCCGCAGCAGCAGGCGGTTCTGAGACTGATGGCGAAGGGCATGCGGAACCGGCAAATCGGAGAAGCGCTGGGTTTGAAGGAACGGACGATCAAAATGCACCGTGGTGCGCTCGTTCGGCGACTGGGAGTCTCCACAGCCGGAGAGGCAATGCGGCTCGCCATCCAAGCCGGGTTCTAA